The following are from one region of the Simiduia agarivorans SA1 = DSM 21679 genome:
- a CDS encoding ABC transporter ATP-binding protein: MNSIIQARGLSKRYGGKVALNNVSFDVAPGRIVGLIGPNGAGKTTALKGILGLAQVEGTLQVLGMDPLRQRKALLEQVSFIADTAILPRWIKVSQAIAYVAGVHPRFNIAKAHSFLEKTQIPLGAKVSSLSKGMITQLHLALIMAIDSRLLVLDEPTLGLDILYRKQFYTTLLNDYFDEEKTILVTTHQVEEIETILTDLMFINNGELVLNAEMESLADDFIEVDIKANQKDQAAALQPIHITPRLGGFRVMYERADRTQLAELGSLHTPSITDLFVAKIQPNLSWGQA; encoded by the coding sequence ATGAACAGCATCATTCAAGCCCGCGGCCTCAGCAAACGCTATGGCGGCAAAGTGGCGCTGAATAACGTGAGTTTTGATGTGGCGCCGGGCCGGATTGTCGGATTAATTGGTCCCAACGGCGCCGGTAAAACCACCGCGCTGAAAGGCATCCTGGGCCTGGCCCAGGTAGAAGGCACACTGCAGGTGCTGGGCATGGACCCACTCAGGCAGCGCAAGGCTTTGCTTGAACAAGTGAGCTTTATTGCCGACACGGCCATTCTGCCGCGCTGGATCAAAGTGTCTCAGGCCATCGCCTACGTGGCAGGCGTGCACCCGCGATTCAACATCGCCAAAGCACACAGCTTTTTGGAGAAAACCCAGATTCCTCTTGGCGCCAAAGTCAGCAGTTTGTCGAAAGGCATGATCACGCAATTGCATCTCGCGCTGATCATGGCGATCGATTCGCGTCTGCTGGTGCTGGACGAGCCCACACTGGGCCTGGATATTCTCTACCGGAAGCAGTTTTACACCACATTGCTGAACGATTACTTCGATGAGGAAAAAACCATTCTGGTCACGACTCATCAGGTGGAAGAGATCGAAACCATTCTTACCGATCTGATGTTCATCAATAACGGCGAACTGGTATTGAACGCCGAGATGGAAAGCCTGGCCGACGATTTTATCGAAGTGGACATTAAAGCCAATCAGAAGGATCAGGCCGCCGCGCTGCAACCGATACACATTACCCCGCGCCTGGGAGGGTTCCGGGTCATGTACGAGCGCGCTGACCGGACGCAACTGGCGGAACTGGGCAGCCTGCACACGCCGAGCATCACAGATTTGTTCGTTGCGAAAATTCAACCGAACCTGAGTTGGGGTCAAGCATAA
- a CDS encoding GntR family transcriptional regulator produces the protein MTQWNDDQPIYRQLKDRMVGLIMEGAYAEGDAIPSVRAVSAEYQINHLTVSKAYQELVDEGLVEKRRGLGMFVIEGARGTILKAEREKFLTVDLPQLLQRIAQLGITKDELIEHINQALETQQ, from the coding sequence ATGACACAGTGGAATGACGATCAACCCATCTACCGGCAGCTTAAAGACCGCATGGTGGGGCTGATTATGGAAGGCGCCTACGCCGAAGGGGACGCGATCCCCTCGGTCCGGGCAGTATCCGCCGAATATCAAATCAATCACCTGACCGTGTCCAAGGCCTACCAGGAACTGGTGGACGAGGGACTGGTAGAAAAACGCCGGGGGCTAGGCATGTTTGTTATCGAAGGTGCAAGAGGAACAATCTTGAAAGCAGAAAGGGAAAAATTCCTGACCGTGGATTTACCGCAATTATTGCAACGTATTGCGCAATTGGGCATCACCAAGGACGAGTTGATCGAACACATCAACCAGGCGTTGGAGACACAGCAATGA
- a CDS encoding GIN domain-containing protein — MKAFLNLNLAASLLAGLLFFPLAQADELLKKTVDISDIDAVEIAGPGLLSISQGDTEALEIIASAKAMERVEVDARGSTLRLRLKDGSSWGWFKMDNNIHYKLSLKTLNKLRSAGSVDTEFLTHLTGDALKLDRAGSGDLRAKAIIVKKFSLSSAGSGDFSADVIQADEIELSSAGSGDLRANSMKATDLIEVSSAGSGDTRIDQLNTSRFEITMGGSGDAQINGGEVDSQRVSVSGSGNYTAPKMKSRDAQVDLSGSADAKVWATDSLEVDASGASDVHYYGQPSIKVDTSGASSVKSLGMSPH, encoded by the coding sequence ATGAAAGCATTCCTCAACCTCAACCTTGCGGCCAGCTTGCTGGCCGGCCTTTTATTCTTTCCGTTGGCTCAGGCTGACGAACTGCTGAAAAAGACCGTGGATATCAGCGACATCGACGCGGTCGAAATTGCCGGCCCCGGCCTGCTGTCCATCAGCCAGGGGGACACCGAAGCGCTGGAAATCATTGCCAGCGCCAAAGCCATGGAGCGTGTTGAAGTCGATGCCCGCGGTTCAACGCTGCGCCTGCGACTGAAAGATGGCAGCAGCTGGGGCTGGTTCAAAATGGATAACAATATCCACTACAAACTTTCCCTTAAGACCCTCAACAAGTTGCGTTCCGCCGGCTCTGTCGATACAGAGTTTCTCACCCACCTCACCGGTGACGCGCTGAAATTGGATCGCGCAGGCTCCGGCGATTTACGCGCAAAAGCCATCATTGTTAAAAAATTCTCACTGTCCAGTGCCGGGTCGGGCGACTTTTCCGCCGATGTAATCCAGGCCGATGAGATTGAGTTGAGCAGCGCCGGCTCGGGTGATCTGCGGGCCAACAGCATGAAGGCAACCGACCTGATTGAAGTCAGTTCCGCCGGTTCGGGTGACACCCGCATCGACCAACTGAACACCAGCCGGTTTGAAATCACCATGGGCGGTTCCGGCGATGCGCAAATTAACGGTGGAGAAGTCGACAGCCAGCGCGTGAGCGTGAGCGGTTCAGGCAACTACACCGCGCCAAAAATGAAAAGCCGCGATGCGCAGGTGGATTTAAGCGGATCGGCCGACGCGAAAGTATGGGCGACTGATTCATTGGAAGTTGACGCCAGCGGCGCTTCGGATGTGCATTACTACGGACAACCCAGTATCAAGGTCGATACCAGTGGTGCCAGCAGCGTTAAATCGCTCGGCATGTCACCTCACTGA
- a CDS encoding DUF1761 domain-containing protein, giving the protein MTGINWVAWGAATLSCFVLGGIWYGPLFGRAWMALVGISEQAIQQANMAKIYGTTFVLQAAAAFMLAQAMGPDAHWLLGLHWGLMAGVWVAIAFGVGYLFEQRPFKLWAINAGYNLCSFAVMGTILGAW; this is encoded by the coding sequence ATGACAGGTATTAATTGGGTGGCATGGGGTGCGGCCACGCTCAGTTGTTTTGTGTTGGGTGGCATCTGGTACGGCCCCTTGTTCGGTCGTGCCTGGATGGCGCTGGTGGGTATTTCGGAGCAGGCGATTCAGCAGGCCAATATGGCTAAAATCTACGGCACGACATTTGTGTTGCAGGCGGCGGCCGCGTTTATGTTAGCGCAGGCCATGGGCCCCGATGCGCATTGGCTGTTGGGATTGCACTGGGGCTTGATGGCCGGCGTCTGGGTGGCCATTGCATTCGGTGTGGGTTATCTGTTCGAGCAGCGCCCGTTTAAACTGTGGGCCATCAATGCCGGTTACAACCTGTGCAGTTTTGCCGTAATGGGAACAATTTTAGGCGCCTGGTAA
- a CDS encoding GNAT family N-acetyltransferase yields the protein MIKLATTDSEIQGCFPVMAQLRPHLLANRFLATVRQMQKEGYLLAMLQADSGVAAVAGFRVATNLHLGRYLYVDDLVTDQTRRSQGYGEEILAWLEAYARVQGCAYLHLDSGTQRAQAHKFYFAQGMTISSYHFLKPLVQQPD from the coding sequence GTGATCAAGTTAGCCACAACCGACAGTGAGATTCAGGGTTGCTTCCCGGTCATGGCGCAATTACGCCCGCACCTGCTGGCAAACCGCTTTCTCGCAACTGTGCGGCAAATGCAGAAAGAGGGCTACCTGTTGGCGATGCTGCAAGCCGACAGCGGCGTGGCGGCAGTGGCCGGCTTTCGGGTTGCCACCAATTTGCACCTGGGGCGCTATCTTTATGTGGATGATCTGGTCACAGACCAGACCAGGCGCTCGCAAGGCTACGGCGAGGAAATACTTGCCTGGCTGGAAGCCTATGCCCGCGTTCAGGGCTGTGCCTATCTGCACCTCGACAGTGGCACCCAGCGGGCGCAGGCCCATAAATTCTATTTTGCCCAGGGCATGACCATCAGCAGCTACCATTTCCTGAAGCCATTGGTACAACAACCCGATTGA
- a CDS encoding ArnT family glycosyltransferase — protein sequence MNFTWRHCLHSPLATPVILALFAVVHLLVAPLSGLGVDEAHYALYGRFPDWSYFDHPPMVGWIHWLFLHGGDSAFWVRLPALVLWLCIFWQLKYLTQALYHSVATANLAVLLAASAPLVQVLGFGLVPDTPLILCALLLARLVLAIDQSNGARLTHWLLLGVLLGLAGLSKYTAVFSALALLWVLSSYRRFAWLASPGPWLAVVVAAVVVAPVFWWNWTHDWVSFEYQFNHGAKGEWQGAKSLRYAVILLLSYGPLWVFAALAGARTLPATGAIAASFLRVSALLLLITALWSAGNGEDLPHWTAMAWVLLAPFAAARLRSVSAAGAKLLVGLGAVYLVLVNGVLWLLLIAPPLASEPKLAPAVRDLHGWEPAAQRLLDLRDSRAPGAQLWVRNWTEGSRMAWYTQMPVRVLSDKTSQFSLWWGEPVAPAILVRAEKRMPRDTTLKIPEHLDCRLIDTLDFKMQAVTVNVYLYYLCATAPANEELNP from the coding sequence ATGAATTTTACTTGGCGACATTGCCTGCATTCGCCGCTTGCCACGCCGGTTATTCTGGCGTTGTTTGCGGTGGTTCATCTTTTGGTGGCGCCCTTGTCCGGTCTGGGTGTGGACGAGGCCCATTATGCGCTGTATGGGCGCTTCCCGGATTGGAGTTATTTTGATCATCCGCCCATGGTGGGCTGGATTCATTGGCTGTTCCTGCATGGCGGCGACTCCGCTTTTTGGGTCCGGCTGCCGGCACTGGTCCTGTGGCTGTGTATCTTCTGGCAACTGAAGTACCTCACTCAGGCGCTGTATCACTCGGTTGCCACCGCCAATCTGGCCGTGTTGCTGGCCGCCAGCGCGCCCCTGGTGCAGGTGCTCGGCTTCGGTCTGGTGCCGGATACGCCACTCATTTTGTGCGCGTTGCTGTTGGCGCGGCTGGTGCTGGCCATCGACCAGAGCAATGGTGCACGACTTACGCACTGGTTGCTGTTGGGCGTTTTGCTGGGCCTTGCCGGTCTCAGTAAATACACTGCGGTATTTTCGGCGCTGGCATTGTTGTGGGTCTTGTCCAGCTACCGGCGGTTTGCCTGGCTGGCGAGTCCCGGGCCCTGGTTGGCGGTGGTCGTTGCCGCGGTTGTGGTTGCGCCGGTATTTTGGTGGAACTGGACGCACGATTGGGTGTCTTTTGAATACCAGTTCAATCACGGTGCCAAAGGCGAGTGGCAGGGCGCCAAGAGTCTGCGCTATGCCGTCATCTTACTGTTGTCCTATGGACCCCTGTGGGTATTTGCCGCGTTAGCGGGTGCCCGCACCTTGCCTGCAACCGGCGCCATCGCGGCCAGTTTTTTACGGGTGTCGGCATTGCTGTTGCTGATCACTGCGCTGTGGTCTGCTGGCAATGGCGAGGATCTGCCCCATTGGACAGCCATGGCCTGGGTCCTGTTGGCGCCATTTGCCGCTGCCCGGTTACGGTCTGTGTCAGCGGCTGGCGCAAAGCTGCTGGTGGGATTGGGTGCGGTCTACCTGGTGCTGGTCAACGGCGTACTGTGGTTGTTGCTGATTGCGCCGCCACTGGCGTCGGAACCAAAACTGGCGCCTGCAGTGCGGGATTTGCACGGCTGGGAGCCTGCGGCGCAGCGCCTGCTGGATTTGCGCGACAGTCGGGCGCCGGGTGCCCAGCTGTGGGTACGGAATTGGACGGAAGGCAGCCGGATGGCCTGGTACACCCAAATGCCCGTGCGGGTTTTGTCGGACAAAACCAGTCAGTTCTCGCTCTGGTGGGGCGAGCCTGTGGCGCCAGCGATTCTGGTGCGCGCGGAAAAACGCATGCCGCGGGATACCACCCTGAAAATACCGGAGCACCTCGATTGCAGGCTGATCGATACGCTGGATTTTAAAATGCAGGCGGTGACGGTGAATGTTTATCTTTATTACTTGTGTGCCACAGCACCCGCCAATGAGGAATTGAACCCATGA
- a CDS encoding phosphatase PAP2 family protein → MTAMLQAQPNPGNLFGLLSAPSVPEHRPGLENCLLALAVVAMAAGFALFSVESWNQALFLSINQAFSGLTPDQRALLTVLGDGSVAACLAIGVFIRNPRALAYIFLAAVLAGILIQVPKHWFDAARPPAVLDMALFDVVGKAYKSNSFPSGHSGTAWLAAALVALSIRQRLVTLGVLGLGALGALSRIMVGVHWPADVMAGSSIGIFVAVFIYRQFAGRPVEIARWGQWLLAVLLLLVSVNGFLHNTGYEQYQGVTAFRWIASGLAAGAALFLFAQLLWPVAEWVAQRLFKESASRALSRVFKFGMVGGSGFVVDMTLYALFYSWLGMNLLVARSIAYWLTSSWNWYLNRVFTFKDADNDRKRVQWAKYLLMCLISFVPSMGTFYGLTTSVPFFAEHSQLALILGVIAGALFNYVVAGFLIFKVYGKD, encoded by the coding sequence ATGACGGCCATGCTCCAAGCCCAGCCCAACCCGGGCAACTTGTTCGGGCTTTTGTCTGCGCCCAGTGTGCCCGAGCACCGGCCAGGGTTGGAAAACTGCCTGTTGGCGCTGGCAGTGGTGGCCATGGCAGCCGGCTTTGCGCTGTTCAGCGTAGAGAGCTGGAATCAGGCATTGTTTCTGTCTATCAATCAGGCCTTCAGCGGGTTGACCCCTGATCAGCGCGCGCTGCTCACGGTGCTGGGCGATGGCTCGGTGGCTGCCTGTCTCGCCATCGGGGTGTTTATCCGCAACCCGCGCGCATTGGCGTACATTTTCCTGGCGGCCGTATTGGCCGGCATTCTGATTCAGGTGCCCAAACACTGGTTTGATGCTGCCCGGCCGCCGGCGGTTTTGGATATGGCGCTGTTTGATGTGGTGGGCAAGGCATACAAATCCAACAGTTTTCCTTCCGGCCACAGTGGCACCGCCTGGTTAGCGGCGGCGTTGGTGGCGCTGTCTATTCGTCAGCGTCTGGTGACGCTGGGCGTGTTGGGTCTGGGGGCGCTGGGCGCGTTGTCGCGCATTATGGTGGGCGTGCACTGGCCTGCCGATGTGATGGCCGGCAGCAGCATTGGTATTTTCGTGGCGGTGTTCATTTATCGCCAGTTTGCCGGTCGGCCGGTGGAAATTGCCCGCTGGGGGCAATGGCTGCTGGCGGTATTGCTATTGTTGGTGAGCGTGAACGGATTTCTGCACAACACCGGCTACGAACAGTACCAGGGGGTGACGGCGTTTCGTTGGATTGCGTCCGGTCTGGCGGCCGGCGCAGCATTGTTTCTGTTTGCGCAATTGCTTTGGCCTGTGGCGGAATGGGTGGCGCAGCGGTTGTTCAAGGAATCTGCCAGTCGCGCGCTGTCGCGGGTATTCAAATTTGGCATGGTGGGTGGCAGCGGCTTTGTGGTGGATATGACGCTTTACGCCTTGTTTTACAGCTGGCTTGGCATGAACTTACTGGTGGCGCGCTCCATCGCCTATTGGCTGACCTCGAGCTGGAACTGGTACCTGAACCGGGTGTTTACCTTCAAGGATGCGGATAACGATCGCAAACGCGTGCAGTGGGCCAAGTACCTGCTGATGTGTCTGATCAGCTTTGTCCCCAGTATGGGCACATTCTACGGGCTGACGACCAGCGTGCCATTTTTCGCCGAACACAGCCAGTTGGCGCTTATTCTAGGGGTTATTGCGGGCGCGCTGTTTAATTATGTGGTTGCCGGTTTTTTGATTTTTAAAGTTTACGGCAAAGATTAA
- a CDS encoding glycosyltransferase family 9 protein produces MKVDTMRKIDRYAGIPLCFVLSVWFSLWQLIFRPAKKAAKNVLFLELSEMGSAIIADPALRYVKEQPGAQVFFAIFKKNVGSLHLLNTIPEKNLFTFREDNLFTLVWDTLRFMVWCRRNDIDTVIDMEMFSRVSALLSRVTGAVNLIGFVAYHSEGLYRGNFLTRPVVYNAHQHIAKNFMALSHTAMMQEEQLPFCKSLIRDEDIVLAQAPRDEQAIARIHATLQSLSPDYQPGQRVVLINPNASDLLPQRRWPAEHFQAVIENLLARYDDILIVITGAPGEFAGAEALKNAVDHPRCVNSAGKFAFKELVPLYFVADMMLTNDSGPGHFSAVTPLRTFVIFGPETPALYSSLGNSTALYLGLACSPCVSAANHRKTDCVDNRCVKDLLPAQALAAIHPHLDRIAAQ; encoded by the coding sequence ATGAAAGTGGATACCATGCGCAAGATTGACCGCTATGCGGGCATTCCATTGTGCTTTGTGTTGTCGGTGTGGTTTAGTCTGTGGCAGCTGATATTTCGCCCGGCCAAAAAAGCGGCGAAAAATGTCCTGTTTCTTGAGCTGTCCGAAATGGGCAGTGCCATTATTGCAGACCCGGCATTGCGCTACGTGAAAGAGCAGCCAGGCGCCCAGGTGTTTTTTGCTATCTTCAAGAAAAACGTGGGCAGCTTGCATCTGTTGAATACCATTCCGGAAAAAAATCTGTTCACCTTCCGTGAGGACAATTTATTCACGCTGGTGTGGGATACGCTGCGCTTCATGGTGTGGTGCCGTCGCAACGACATCGATACCGTGATTGATATGGAGATGTTTTCCCGTGTGTCGGCCTTGCTGTCGCGGGTGACCGGCGCAGTCAATCTGATTGGTTTTGTGGCCTATCACAGCGAAGGCTTGTACCGGGGTAATTTTCTCACCCGGCCGGTGGTTTACAACGCGCATCAGCATATCGCCAAAAATTTCATGGCCCTGTCGCACACCGCGATGATGCAGGAAGAGCAGTTACCTTTCTGCAAGTCGCTGATTCGCGACGAGGATATTGTGCTGGCCCAGGCACCACGGGATGAACAGGCCATCGCGCGCATCCACGCGACCTTGCAGTCGCTGAGCCCGGATTATCAACCGGGCCAGCGCGTGGTGCTGATCAACCCGAACGCCAGCGACCTGTTGCCACAACGCCGCTGGCCGGCCGAGCATTTCCAGGCAGTGATCGAAAACCTGCTGGCACGCTACGACGACATATTGATCGTCATTACCGGCGCGCCGGGTGAATTTGCCGGTGCAGAAGCATTGAAGAACGCGGTGGATCATCCGCGCTGTGTAAACAGTGCCGGCAAGTTTGCCTTCAAAGAATTGGTGCCGCTGTATTTTGTGGCCGACATGATGCTCACCAACGATTCCGGCCCCGGGCATTTCTCGGCGGTGACGCCACTGCGTACCTTTGTCATTTTCGGACCGGAAACGCCGGCGCTCTACAGTTCACTGGGTAATTCCACGGCGCTTTACCTGGGGCTGGCGTGTTCTCCCTGCGTCAGTGCCGCCAATCACCGCAAGACCGATTGTGTTGATAATCGCTGCGTGAAAGATTTGTTGCCGGCGCAGGCGCTGGCAGCGATTCATCCCCATCTCGATCGGATAGCGGCTCAATAA
- the gloA gene encoding lactoylglutathione lyase, with protein sequence MRFLHTMLRVGDLQASIRFYTDVMGMRLLRQKDYPDGKFTLAFLGYGEESDTTVLELTHNWDTASYELGNGFGHLAIAVDDVYAACEKIRAAGGKIVREPGPMKHGTTILAFVEDPDGYKLELLSEK encoded by the coding sequence ATGCGCTTTCTTCACACCATGTTACGCGTTGGCGACCTGCAGGCATCCATCCGTTTCTATACCGACGTCATGGGAATGCGTTTGCTGCGCCAGAAAGATTACCCGGACGGCAAATTCACGCTGGCATTTCTGGGCTACGGCGAAGAAAGCGACACCACGGTGCTGGAGTTGACCCACAATTGGGATACGGCCAGCTATGAATTGGGTAACGGTTTCGGCCACCTCGCTATCGCCGTCGATGATGTCTACGCGGCCTGTGAAAAAATCCGCGCCGCCGGTGGCAAAATCGTGCGCGAGCCGGGCCCCATGAAACACGGTACGACCATTCTGGCCTTTGTTGAGGACCCGGATGGGTACAAGCTCGAACTGCTGTCGGAAAAGTAA